tcaaagcccggcgctcctggacccactaccaccaccaaacactccccaggtggacacgacaaactgactctctgtgaagcaaagaagaggtgaggtaagtcagcagttacaacaataactttcaaaagacacacgctatcagcaacacattcaggtctgtatctttttaactttatgcaaatgagcagcttctcacaacagctggaggatcacttatccgcatgccacagcagtgagaagcaagctgcacaattctcatcacaattcaagtatactgtgtaacaaaacaccaagttactatcaacaattagtcaaacacttaatcacctttgatgtgtgctgacagcatgtgtcctcacccttccttgcttcacgggctcgatgtgtcaaacccaggcgcggtcctcagcgtctcacaaacgaacatcacaaggtcgagttcccggcagttctgcttgaatcacacatgccttaaatgcagaacgccatccaattatctgcttcagctgaaagtctttaaggttgcatgtgagcaccagtcacaggtgcttcacatgatgttgaagagggtgaggactcttcagccagcaccttctccacagaagaatcagtttccatgccacctgaagagcaaagaaaagaaaagaacaccaaaacatccagccacaccccccaacacacaacaccattcTGAGCATGATCTAGCATGCAGGTGCCTAAGTGCTGAGgactccagcaactggaaaaggccaagtggacacccatgtttcacctggctgtggcatacTACTGGGTACTTtcgggaggtggggatggactgatgGCTATTTGGGCTGCCAACCAGGACCCAagttggttctgtagtgtggtggatgatgGATAAACTGACATAATCTGTGCCAACAATGCGATAAACTTGATCAACAACAATACTCCGGGAGGCTATGGCATTGCATGGGGACCATACATGTGTGGTATTAATGGACCTAATGTGGCAACATCAACATGTGCTGAAACTGTTGACACAAGCCAGGATAAAGACATGGATTCATGTGTTGTGGCATCTACTTTCTGCTTAGCTGATATTAGTGAAACGTgcgatgtgtttgtgtgtatgtgtgtttcctAACATAGTGGAAAGCAGGCCTAATATTCTTGTAACATTCTAAAATACTCAAATCATTCCCATCTGGCACAAACAATTATTTCATGACCTGAGTCACTTATACATTTCTTCCACATGTTTACTTGAACAATTTCATCATATGTGCACATTTTCAAGAATCAAATTAAATCCACATTGTTAGCTCATTGGATTAAACAGCAGATGTACCTTATAAAGTGGCCACTGAGCATGATAGGGCTCACCAGTGTGCACAAATCAAAGTACAGGGTTGTCTGTGAGCAGCAAAAGTTTTCAAAATACTATACGACAATGAGTAGTGAATCAAAAATACATATGAGCAATGGTACCTGTAAATATAAAAGTCAAATTATGCAACAAATTACACTCAAAAAAGTGAATAAGGTGGGCTGTATAATTTACATTAactttttatttacagtttatttaTGCATGTCTTGaagttaaaatattttttttctattaATACAAGTTAATTTAGCTTAATGAACTTCATATCTGTTTTTAATTCACCTAATACAATTGTGGGAAACCTGTTgacaaaataaatttatttaaagtcaatgtatcagttttttgactgtgtgtgtatattttgtcattattacccataatgcaatgcagaACAGACTATGGAAATTATTGCAAGAGTTCCACTTTGTGTTTCTCTCTACATGGATTCACATGACAGTAACTTTTGCTCAGAACATTTTTGCTCGAAGACTGAAGGAAAATAACTTATAGTAAAGTGTACCTCAAAGATCTGATCAGTCCCTACAACCCATCACGCCACCTCCGCTCTGCTGACAGCCACCAACTCCAGCTCCCGAAGGCCAAACTCCGCATTATGGGAGATAGGACTTTCCAGACAGCTGCACCCCAACTGTGGAATGCTCTTCCTAACCACCTAACAGCGCCACAGTCAGCTGAAACTTTTAAAAAACACTTAAAGGCTTATctgtttttaaaagctttttcTTAAATATGTTTTATTCTTGCACTGTGTTCTATTCCTTGTACTTTTAtggtagcactttgagatttgcttgtcaaaacatgtaaagcgctttataaataaaacttaTTAAAGAGCGCAGTGCCAAACCAGAACTCTTCCAACAATTTCACTCACATGCAGCTTTGTGTAGCAATATGTTGCCTTATGGATAACACCGAATTACAATCTGTGAGTTCGTAGCTCGATACTTACTGTCCAGCTAATCAGTAACTTACTACCGTCTATGCTATGCTAGCTAGCTGATATTGGTCACAATAGTGAGCTAGCTCTTTAGCTTTGTTGCAAATAGGATAAATAAAGTAAATGATCAACACagataatttaattaaattagttGGACCATAGTGTCACCCTCTTCTATCTACTGAACAGAATTTGGTCACTTTTTTCCACCTGGTCTTGGAATTTGGACTcaaaatataaaataattttttttaagataGTGGTCTCTGTTAGCTTAATTTTGGCTTCATTTTGTACTAGTGGTAGTTAAGAAAGGGTGTCATTCATATTTTGTCAAAGGTGTTACCAACCTGTAGCCTGagtaaatcagctgtttaatgGACATTAGCACAAAACGTCAAAGTGAGCAAGTTGGCTCACCAGCTCAAAGACATTACCTGAATACCTTTAAAGCTTGGTGACACTCACGCACATGGGATTCATGTTGATGCTAAACTTTTAGAATAGAAAACGTTGGGCCCAGAAAATCTTAAACCGCAGTACAAATAATGTCCATATGTAACTTTTACATATCTGCATAATGTGGAAGGAGGTTACAGTGACAGCATTGTTAGTAGCAGTGGGTACCTGTGTCTTGCTGGTGCAGGTGAAGATGTGAATGGATATGTGAGTGCTGGTGATGATGAGGCGTCACATTCAGCATCTGAAGACGCCCCAGATtctctcctccacctcctccactTGTTCCTCCTCCACTGCCTGCTCCGCTTCCACTGCTTCCTCcccgctctctctccctctccctttcTCGGTCTCTCTCCCCAAATGCTGGCAGACCTGCTCTTTCTCTCTCCCGTTCTCGCTCCCTCTCCCTTTCTCCATTCCTTTCTCTCTCATAGGAGGCTGGAGAGCGAGAAGGAGTGGGGTAGGTCTCAGGTGGTGCGGCTACAGCAGGAGCTGGTGGTAGATGAGAGGATAGGGAATTTGGGAATGAAGAATGGGGGACTGGGTGATGAAGTGAGGCAGCGTTGGATGTTGGTGGAGCAGCTTGACTTGCTGCTGGAGGAGCAGTAGGTCCTGCtggggttgtggaaacagccactgGTGTAGATGTGGGATGGGAGGAGAGTGAGGAAGGCAGGAGAGATGAAGAGGATGGATTCGACAGAGACTGAGGGCCGGAAGGGTTGGGGGGTCGAGTTACAGGCACCAGAGTTGGATTGTGGAGGTGTGGGGGACCACCGGGTGCTGGTGGAGGAGGAGTGCCATAAAGTGCCACCTCACtagctccacctccacctccgccaaggaggagtGAGTGTGCATGAGCATTGGCATGTGCATGGGAATGAGAGTGAGCAAGAGCAAGGGCTGCAGGATCAGGAATTGATCCTGGAGGATATACCCTCTCATCACTCTTAAATTCAAATCCTGGCTTGATTCGGTCCCGGTGTGCAGCCACTGCATGAGGAAAGCCTACTCCTCCTAATCCTGCACCCCCAATGCCTCCAGGTATTGGTCCcccggccatcccagggtggcctCCAACACCTGGACCTCCTTCGAGGCTGCCACCATACAGAAAGCCCAAAATAGCGGCTGCTGTAGCAGCATCAGCGGGGAGGTGATGAGGGTGAGCCAAAGCATGATTTTGGAACTGAGAAAAGAAGAATGAAGGGTGTACATGAGGATGTCCATGGTGAACTTGGGGGTGATGTGCCTGTGCCCTGCTTGCTGCCCCAAGTGGAGACATAGCATGAGGACGAGCGTACTCGCTTAGGGTTCTTAGTGCCGGGGTATCAGGGCCCAGGTAAGGACTTCCTAAACCTATTCCTAGTGCACCTTGATGGCCTCCAACCACTGATGATGCCCCTCCCATTGATGGAAGGAGAAGGGAGTGTGGAATAGAATGAGCAAGAGTGGGGTGGAGATGATGCGTTGGAGGAAGGTGAGCATGTGGATGTGAGGCATGATGTTGGGGGTGAGGAGGAGGGTGGGAGGTAGGAACCACTgatgaagaggaggaagaagaagatgaaggatCAAGGATTATAGAAGATGATGAGGGGAAAAAGAGAGAGGAGCCCTGGCGACCGCCTCCAGCAATGCTGACGTCCTTCTGCTGCTGCAGAGAAAACAAGACAAGACAGTAAATCACATCTATCCTGATCTCCTTTATTGTTCAGCCATTAAACTGATCAATTTAATCTACATCAAATCCATTAAATCTGCCGCCCTTTACAATGATCACGCTCATGTTGTCACCTGCAGATGTCGATCCAGTTCTCTCTCGCGCTCCTTTTCCCTCTCTCGttccctctctttctctttcaAGTCTCTGGCCCTCTGCTCAACCTCCCTACGGGCTCTTTCAATCATCTCGTTCCTCTTCTTCCACAGTTTGGAACCATCCAGCGGGACAAAGAGGACATCGCTACGGGCACAGGAATTCCCACTGCCACGGTCAAGTACCTTGTGGAACCTGGAAACAAATGACACATTATTATTTTGACTATTAGCAGTCAGCACCAACTTTATATAAAAAATATCATTCCTGTTAATTAGAAATTATATCATAAAAAGATTGAACGAAGTGCTACATTAACATACTCAACTAAGATGACATTTTAATTTTACCGTGCTGACTGGCTGGCATGGATGGGAATGTCTACAGGCTTCGGCTCAGGGGAGGGGCTTCTCAAAACTGGGGGTGGGCTTTCATTCTCCTCTCTCTCTTCCACTGGTTCTTCCTTTATGACAGGTGCAGGAGGTGGACCTGTGGATGGATCCAAATGCCCCTCTCCACTGAGAATTGATGAACTGGAGGCAGGAGTTGAATTGCCGTTGTTGTTGGCAGGATTATTAAGAGGTGGTGGTCCTTTGGAGACACTTTGAGGTGAGAGAGACTGTGAGTTGCTATTGCTGCTATTTGGTGCGCTATTGCTACTATTGCTGTTTGCCAGGTTGTTGCCGCCATTGTTCCCATTGGAGTGGAATGGTCCACTGAAGGAGCTGTGGCTGTTCAAACTGCTATGGAAAGGTGAAGGGCGACATCCAGGTGAACAGGTGGATGACCCACCTGGACCAGGAAGTGACATGTTAGGACCAGCAGAGGAGCTGGGTGGAAAAGATGAGAAGTTTCCCATTTGATTGGAGGAAGGACTAGGTAAAGGAGACAGAGGTATTGGAGGAGTCTGGGTGGAGGACTGGTAGTGTACATTAGGTGCCATTCCTGATGGGGGTGGCTGGGAGTGGGAGGGCTGAGATGGAGGTAGAGGGGGCTGAGTTGGGTATGGAGTATTTTGCGAGTGTCCGTGATGGGTTGTAGAGGAAGGAGAGAGTGCAGAAGGTTGACTGGGGCCTCCACGATTTTGGAACAGAGTCGACTCTCGTAGGTTTGAATCCCTATCTCTATCCCTGGGCCCAGCCTGGTAGTGTGAGTGAGGTGGGTGAGAGTGTTGTGTTCCTCCAGTGGCTACATACTCTCGTCCCACATTTGGAGTCATACCAGGGGGGCTGAGGTACTCTCTATTTGTGCCTGTGGAAGGGGTTGCACCACCTGGAAAATCTTTTCCTCCACCTTGAGCATAATCTCTGTGGAACTGGTCTGTTCCAGAGGGCGTTTGTGCCTGCTCCATAGGAGGAACAAAGTCTCGGTTAGATGAGTTTGAGGGATGCTGGTGGGAATGTGGGGTCAGAGAGGAATGTGAAGGGTGGTTAGGGTTGTTTTGGGGTGAGGCAGGTGGGTCTCTGTTCATTATGGGGGTGACAGGAAGCCCGCCAGAGGAACTTGGTGGGTTCCCCTGGGGAACCGAGTTGTTACTACTGTTACTTATCACTTCTCTTGTTTGGTTCCCAAACTCACCCCATCTGCTTGCATCTTTGTCTCTGAAATGCCCTGTTCCAGGGCCACTGGAAGCAAAGTCTCTATTTTGGTTTTGGTTTGGCAAAGGAaattccctccctccatccctctcCCTTTCTCTGTCCCTGTCTCTGAAAGCAGGACCAAAATCTCTTCTTTCAGGGGCCATATTTGGTCCATCTCTCCCAGGTCCTTGGAACTCTCTGTTCTGACCCACTGGCATACCCGCAAACTCCCTACTTTGGCTACTGGTGGGGCCACCCATCCCACTGCAAACACTATTAGTATTAGCTCCACTAGTACTATTGTTGTTATTGCCGATAGGAGCAGAGAACTCCCTGATCTCTCTCCCCCCACACTCCCCTCTCATTCCCCTCTCCCTCTCTGCTGCAGGTGTCCTGTCTCTGTCCCCTCCCCCTCCAGTGTACCTGGGTAGGTACTCCCTGTGGGGATGGGAGTGAGGATGGGGAAGGTAAGGGGGGTGTGATGAGGAGTGGCGAGAAACTGGGTCATTATAAACCGATGGGAGTTGCTGTTGTTGCACTGGGGGCTGGTGCTGCTGTTGGTGTGGGTGATGGCTGCCAGGGTAACGGGTGTAGCCCCAGCTCCCCTGACAACCAGGTGCTGTGGTACCCTGCCAGCTGGTGGGGCTGTAGTGATGTGGGTGGGTAGAAGGTTGCGACTGGGACTGGGAGAGGGGTTGGGGGCCAGATTGTGGTAAAAGAGAAGGAGGACCAGACTGAGTCTTGTCCAGGTGTTTGTCAGTCTTGTCcattttgtctctctctgtcttgacatcagtgggcATGTTTTGTCCCCCCAGCTCCAAGGGTTTTAGGGCaggtggaggaggaagaggagggggTAATGAATGAGAAATGTTGGGACTGTGTTGGGATAAGTCTCCCCCGGAGATGTTTGTCTTGTTCACACATTGTGTGCTGGCTTTGGAATTCATTCTGCTGCCATTATGTGCACCATCAACACCTGTTGGTCCGCCATATTCAACTTTACACAGGAGTTTGGAGTCCAGGGAGAAATAGGACTTCCTCCCGCTATTGCTATCATTTGATGAATCCCCCCCTGTGCGGAGAGAGGGAGTCAGAG
The Thalassophryne amazonica chromosome 7, fThaAma1.1, whole genome shotgun sequence genome window above contains:
- the atn1 gene encoding atrophin-1 isoform X4; translated protein: MPMRSGRRRGASEERRGRRPHPSPTLPERNDRQTQRGAAEELAGNRFRRRSQGHDSSESEGDELVSPPKRQKVQESASTPNPPTSTQSTDNSAPPTVPPPTSVASQSRESDNEDGQSQGSRSSVVGSLANSSSSLSSGRDIDQDNRSSSPSLSASPLGSLDSDSDGPDSPKQGEREREKGKEGGAGKVAGEERRTRGEGRGEESCGDGEKRDVDGRIEDCPTVKPPSTPCPSSALTPSLRTGGDSSNDSNSGRKSYFSLDSKLLCKVEYGGPTGVDGAHNGSRMNSKASTQCVNKTNISGGDLSQHSPNISHSLPPPLPPPPALKPLELGGQNMPTDVKTERDKMDKTDKHLDKTQSGPPSLLPQSGPQPLSQSQSQPSTHPHHYSPTSWQGTTAPGCQGSWGYTRYPGSHHPHQQQHQPPVQQQQLPSVYNDPVSRHSSSHPPYLPHPHSHPHREYLPRYTGGGGDRDRTPAAERERGMRGECGGREIREFSAPIGNNNNSTSGANTNSVCSGMGGPTSSQSREFAGMPVGQNREFQGPGRDGPNMAPERRDFGPAFRDRDRERERDGGREFPLPNQNQNRDFASSGPGTGHFRDKDASRWGEFGNQTREVISNSSNNSVPQGNPPSSSGGLPVTPIMNRDPPASPQNNPNHPSHSSLTPHSHQHPSNSSNRDFVPPMEQAQTPSGTDQFHRDYAQGGGKDFPGGATPSTGTNREYLSPPGMTPNVGREYVATGGTQHSHPPHSHYQAGPRDRDRDSNLRESTLFQNRGGPSQPSALSPSSTTHHGHSQNTPYPTQPPLPPSQPSHSQPPPSGMAPNVHYQSSTQTPPIPLSPLPSPSSNQMGNFSSFPPSSSAGPNMSLPGPGGSSTCSPGCRPSPFHSSLNSHSSFSGPFHSNGNNGGNNLANSNSSNSAPNSSNSNSQSLSPQSVSKGPPPLNNPANNNGNSTPASSSSILSGEGHLDPSTGPPPAPVIKEEPVEEREENESPPPVLRSPSPEPKPVDIPIHASQSARFHKVLDRGSGNSCARSDVLFVPLDGSKLWKKRNEMIERARREVEQRARDLKEKEREREREKERERELDRHLQQQKDVSIAGGGRQGSSLFFPSSSSIILDPSSSSSSSSSVVPTSHPPPHPQHHASHPHAHLPPTHHLHPTLAHSIPHSLLLPSMGGASSVVGGHQGALGIGLGSPYLGPDTPALRTLSEYARPHAMSPLGAASRAQAHHPQVHHGHPHVHPSFFFSQFQNHALAHPHHLPADAATAAAILGFLYGGSLEGGPGVGGHPGMAGGPIPGGIGGAGLGGVGFPHAVAAHRDRIKPGFEFKSDERVYPPGSIPDPAALALAHSHSHAHANAHAHSLLLGGGGGGASEVALYGTPPPPAPGGPPHLHNPTLVPVTRPPNPSGPQSLSNPSSSSLLPSSLSSHPTSTPVAVSTTPAGPTAPPAASQAAPPTSNAASLHHPVPHSSFPNSLSSHLPPAPAVAAPPETYPTPSRSPASYERERNGERERERERERERAGLPAFGERDRERERERERGGSSGSGAGSGGGTSGGGGGENLGRLQMLNVTPHHHQHSHIHSHLHLHQQDTAAGGVHPLMDPLASGSPLARLPYPGATLGTPILAHPLTDSEVLRQQLFGEEKTPHPCAPFRDLPQPSSLTGPMSAAHQLQAMQQAQSAELQIQRLALEQQWIHHHHHHSLTQDEYYSHLKKESDKTL
- the atn1 gene encoding atrophin-1 isoform X7, producing the protein MKTRTHKESMPMRSGRRRGASEERRGRRPHPSPTLPERNDRQTQRGAAEELAGNRFRRRSQGHDSSESEGDELVSPPKRQKVQESASTPNPPTSTQSTDNSAPPTVPPPTSVASQSRESDNEDGQSQGSRSSVVGSLANSSSSLSSGRDIDQDNRSSSPSLSASPLGSLDSDSDGPDSPKQGEREREKGKEGGAGKVAGEERRTRGEGRGEESCGDGEKRDVDGRIEDCPTVKPPSTPCPSSALTPSLRTGGDSSNDSNSGRKSYFSLDSKLLCKVEYGGPTGVDGAHNGSRMNSKASTQCVNKTNISGGDLSQHSPNISHSLPPPLPPPPALKPLELGGQNMPTDVKTERDKMDKTDKHLDKTQSGPPSLLPQSGPQPLSQSQSQPSTHPHHYSPTSWQGTTAPGCQGSWGYTRYPGSHHPHQQQHQPPVQQQQLPSVYNDPVSRHSSSHPPYLPHPHSHPHREYLPRYTGGGGDRDRTPAAERERGMRGECGGREIREFSAPIGNNNNSTSGANTNSVCSGMGGPTSSQSREFAGMPVGQNREFQGPGRDGPNMAPERRDFGPAFRDRDRERERDGGREFPLPNQNQNRDFASSGPGTGHFRDKDASRWGEFGNQTREVISNSSNNSVPQGNPPSSSGGLPVTPIMNRDPPASPQNNPNHPSHSSLTPHSHQHPSNSSNRDFVPPMEQAQTPSGTDQFHRDYAQGGGKDFPGGATPSTGTNREYLSPPGMTPNVGREYVATGGTQHSHPPHSHYQAGPRDRDRDSNLRESTLFQNRGGPSQPSALSPSSTTHHGHSQNTPYPTQPPLPPSQPSHSQPPPSGMAPNVHYQSSTQTPPIPLSPLPSPSSNQMGNFSSFPPSSSAGPNMSLPGPGGSSTCSPGCRPSPFHSSLNSHSSFSGPFHSNGNNGGNNLANSNSSNSAPNSSNSNSQSLSPQSVSKGPPPLNNPANNNGNSTPASSSSILSGEGHLDPSTGPPPAPVIKEEPVEEREENESPPPVLRSPSPEPKPVDIPIHASQSARFHKVLDRGSGNSCARSDVLFVPLDGSKLWKKRNEMIERARREVEQRARDLKEKEREREREKERERELDRHLQQQKDVSIAGGGRQGSSLFFPSSSSIILDPSSSSSSSSSVVPTSHPPPHPQHHASHPHAHLPPTHHLHPTLAHSIPHSLLLPSMGGASSVVGGHQGALGIGLGSPYLGPDTPALRTLSEYARPHAMSPLGAASRAQAHHPQVHHGHPHVHPSFFFSQFQNHALAHPHHLPADAATAAAILGFLYGGSLEGGPGVGGHPGMAGGPIPGGIGGAGLGGVGFPHAVAAHRDRIKPGFEFKSDERVYPPGSIPDPAALALAHSHSHAHANAHAHSLLLGGGGGGASEVALYGTPPPPAPGGPPHLHNPTLVPVTRPPNPSGPQSLSNPSSSSLLPSSLSSHPTSTPVAVSTTPAGPTAPPAASQAAPPTSNAASLHHPVPHSSFPNSLSSHLPPAPAVAAPPETYPTPSRSPASYERERNGERERERERERERAGLPAFGERDRERERERERGGSSGSGAGSGGGTSGGGGGENLGRLQMLNVTPHHHQHSHIHSHLHLHQQDTALASSGGRGSPPDGPVGIGVSFGTPSISRGHTRHSHPGTPPH
- the atn1 gene encoding atrophin-1 isoform X5, with translation MKTRTHKESMPMRSGRRRGASEERRGRRPHPSPTLPERNDRQTQRGAAEELAGNRFRRRSQGHDSSESEGDELVSPPKRQKVQESASTPNPPTSTQSTDNSAPPTVPPPTSVASQSRESDNEDGQSQGSRSSVVGSLANSSSSLSSGRDIDQDNRSSSPSLSASPLGSLDSDSDGPDSPKQGEREREKGKEGGAGKVAGEERRTRGEGRGEESCGDGEKRDVDGRIEDCPTVKPPSTPCPSSALTPSLRTGGDSSNDSNSGRKSYFSLDSKLLCKVEYGGPTGVDGAHNGSRMNSKASTQCVNKTNISGGDLSQHSPNISHSLPPPLPPPPALKPLELGGQNMPTDVKTERDKMDKTDKHLDKTQSGPPSLLPQSGPQPLSQSQSQPSTHPHHYSPTSWQGTTAPGCQGSWGYTRYPGSHHPHQQQHQPPVQQQQLPSVYNDPVSRHSSSHPPYLPHPHSHPHREYLPRYTGGGGDRDRTPAAERERGMRGECGGREIREFSAPIGNNNNSTSGANTNSVCSGMGGPTSSQSREFAGMPVGQNREFQGPGRDGPNMAPERRDFGPAFRDRDRERERDGGREFPLPNQNQNRDFASSGPGTGHFRDKDASRWGEFGNQTREVISNSSNNSVPQGNPPSSSGGLPVTPIMNRDPPASPQNNPNHPSHSSLTPHSHQHPSNSSNRDFVPPMEQAQTPSGTDQFHRDYAQGGGKDFPGGATPSTGTNREYLSPPGMTPNVGREYVATGGTQHSHPPHSHYQAGPRDRDRDSNLRESTLFQNRGGPSQPSALSPSSTTHHGHSQNTPYPTQPPLPPSQPSHSQPPPSGMAPNVHYQSSTQTPPIPLSPLPSPSSNQMGNFSSFPPSSSAGPNMSLPGPGGSSTCSPGCRPSPFHSSLNSHSSFSGPFHSNGNNGGNNLANSNSSNSAPNSSNSNSQSLSPQSVSKGPPPLNNPANNNGNSTPASSSSILSGEGHLDPSTGPPPAPVIKEEPVEEREENESPPPVLRSPSPEPKPVDIPIHASQSARFHKVLDRGSGNSCARSDVLFVPLDGSKLWKKRNEMIERARREVEQRARDLKEKEREREREKERERELDRHLQQKDVSIAGGGRQGSSLFFPSSSSIILDPSSSSSSSSSVVPTSHPPPHPQHHASHPHAHLPPTHHLHPTLAHSIPHSLLLPSMGGASSVVGGHQGALGIGLGSPYLGPDTPALRTLSEYARPHAMSPLGAASRAQAHHPQVHHGHPHVHPSFFFSQFQNHALAHPHHLPADAATAAAILGFLYGGSLEGGPGVGGHPGMAGGPIPGGIGGAGLGGVGFPHAVAAHRDRIKPGFEFKSDERVYPPGSIPDPAALALAHSHSHAHANAHAHSLLLGGGGGGASEVALYGTPPPPAPGGPPHLHNPTLVPVTRPPNPSGPQSLSNPSSSSLLPSSLSSHPTSTPVAVSTTPAGPTAPPAASQAAPPTSNAASLHHPVPHSSFPNSLSSHLPPAPAVAAPPETYPTPSRSPASYERERNGERERERERERERAGLPAFGERDRERERERERGGSSGSGAGSGGGTSGGGGGENLGRLQMLNVTPHHHQHSHIHSHLHLHQQDTAAGGVHPLMDPLASGSPLARLPYPGATLGTPILAHPLTDSEVLRQQLFGAPFRDLPQPSSLTGPMSAAHQLQAMQQAQSAELQIQRLALEQQWIHHHHHHSLTQDEYYSHLKKESDKTL